The Filimonas lacunae genomic sequence TCACGGCTGTGCATCAGCAGGTTTTGACCGTAAGAAGAGCGGAAACGCATTTTACCTACAATTCTCACCAGCTCTTTATGCAAACCGTGAATGCCTAATTCCATAACGGTACGTTCGCCAATTTCCAATACCTGCTCTTCCAGTTGCTTCCGGGTTTTCTCCACCACTTCCTCAATACGGGCAGGGTGAATACGTCCGTCGGCCACCAGGCGCTGTAAAGATAAACGGGCAATTTCGCGGCGTAATGGGTCGAAAGAAGACAATACAATCGCTTCCGGGGTATCATCTACTATCAAATCCACACCGGTGGCGGCTTCAATAGCGCGAATGTTTCTACCCTCACGACCAATGATCTGGCCTTTGATTTCATCACTTTCCAGGTTAAACACAGTAACTGTGTTTTCGATGGTTTGCTCAGCAGCAGTGCGCTGAATACTTTGGATGATAATTTTGCGGGCTTCTTTGTTTGCCTTCTGCTTGGCATCTTCCACAATTTCCTGCTGAATGGCCAGAGCTTGTGTTTGCGCCTCGTGTTTCAGGCTTTCCACTAACTGTGCCTTAGCTTCCTCCGCAGTAAGTCCGGATATTTTTTCCAGACGGCGAATGTGCTCTTCCTGGTGTTTTTCCAGTTCAGAACGCTTGTGGTTTACCAGTTCAATCTGGCGATTTAAATTTTCTTTAATCGCCTCGTTTTCTTTTACTTGCTTGTCTAAAGCAACTTCTTTTTGGTTGGCTGCAATTTCTTTCTGCTTAGTGCGGTTTTCGGCTTCGCTAATCTTTTTATTCCTTTCTAAAACATCCTTGTCATGCTCAGCTTTCAGTTGCACAAATTTTTCTTTGGCTTCCAGCTGTTTCTCTTTCTTGATAGTTTCTGCTCTAATTTCCGCTTCCTTTATTATAGATTGAGCCTGTAAACTGGCGTCATCAACCTGTTTTTTGGTGTTTTTAGCGAAAAGAAATTTACCCGCTATAATGCCCGCAGCTAACGCAACAATCCCTAGAACAATAGCTGTTTGATCCATGCTAATCGCGATTTAATTAATTGAAAATCATATGTCCCGGCTCAGTCAAATATGTCTGAAACGGGTAGGTGGAAGTTGCGAAGATAATTAAAGCAAATTAATTTCCGCATAAAGGAGAAAATTCCAAAATTGGTACTAAAATTTCCCAATAAAAGACAGTAAAATAAAAAATACTAAGTTGTTAATTGACTGCCAGTCAATTGTAAACGCTTGCGTTTTGGCACCAAAGTTGGCTTATTAATAATGTCCGTTTTTAATCCGAAAGAAAACTGTGAACTGTAAAAAGGGCTGGAAGCTGAACCAGCCCTTTTGTTTTGTACCTACCCCTACCATTCAGGAGTCTTTACCCTCTTTATTTTTTTCCTTCCCATACTTTAGCCTATCCTGAAAGCTCAGGAATTGGGCTTCTCAACTTAGAAATGAGCCCGTTCAACTCTTATATGTTGGGTTGTACCATACTTCCAGCCAGTACGTGCAACTGTTGCAGAAGTTCTGGCACTTACCGGAAGAACTTTCAGAAGCTTTCCAAAAGTACTGGCATCATTGGGGAGAGTACTTGAATAAAATGCCAGTACTCACCAGACCTTCCGGAATGTTCCGGCATTTGCCGGACCCGTTTTCTGGACTCATCACAGAGATTGCCGGACACATTTACCAACTTACTGGGCAAATCCATGAACTCTTGCGGCAAATTCTCCAACCTTCTGGCCATTTCAGGGAGTTGCCTGGAATGCTCAGGCAACCTTATGGGCATTTCAGGGAGCTCTCTGGAAGGATGCCACAACCTTCTGGCCATTTCAAAGAGTTGCCTGGAATGCTCAGGCAACCTTCTGGGCAAATCAGGGAGTTGCCTGAAAGGATGCCACAACCTTCTGGCCATTTCAGGGAACTCTCTGGGCAAATGCCACAACTCTCCGGGCATTTCCACCAACTCTCTGGCGAAAAAATAAAGTCCGTTTTTAAGCACCATATGGCCACTGGCAGGAGAAATTCAACAGCATGTCCCGTAAAGTCCCATTATGGGAAAGATGTGAAAAGACATAAAGTACAACTCCCGGGTTCAGCGTAACGCTGCCCGGGAGTTGAATATTCAGTTACAGAAGTATTTGTGCTTATTTGGAATGATCTTCCAGTATACGATCAATCATACTTTCCAGGGAAGCCAGTTTATCAGAAGCATTCTTATTCCGTATGAGGTCGTTTCCTTCTTTACGTTGTTCTGTCGCCAACCATATCAGCACCATCGCAATATAATCCTGCATGTCTTTACCGGCAAACATGGTTTTAAACTCCACAATCTTATCATTTACCATCTTAATAACATTCCTAACCAGTTCTTCATCAGATGGTTCTATTTTCAAACGGTAAGTACGGTCACCTATCAGAATATTTACAGGAATCAAACTATCTAACATGGCAATTCTAAATTAAGCGTTCAACAACGACAAACACTTGTCTATCTCTTTCAAATACTGATCAACCCGCTTTTCCAATGCTTTTTTCTCTTCATCAGTCTGCGTTTTTGCATTCATCTGCAACACATCAATTTGCTGTTCCAGCTGATTCACAATAAAGTTTTTATTTTCCAGTGCAGCATGATGCAAAGCCAGCTCGCGTTTCAGCTGCTGGTTTTCTTTTTGTAAAGCCTGGTATTGCTTTAGCAAACGCTGCACTTTTTCGTGCAGCGCCATCAATTGTACTTCCAGGTCGGCCATTGTAGTGGGTTTATTTTCTTATCTCAGCTGATAATTCCTGTTCAAACGCCTGGATAATCTTGTTCATCATACCATCCGTTTCCTTATCGGTTAATGTTTTTTCCTCGTCAAGGAAAGTAAAGTTGATGGCCATAGATTTTTTATCCGCCCCCAGCTTATCACTTTCAAAAACGTCAAATAAACGCACCTGTTGTAAACGGGGTAGCTTTATTTTTTTGATAGTAGTTTCAATAGCATCATAGGTAGTGTTGCGTGCCACCACCAAAGCCAGATCGCGCTGTACCGCAGGATACTTAGCAATTTCGCTATAAGTGATTTTGCGGGCGGTAGCCAGCTGCACAAACTGCACTACATCAATATCCACAAAATATACAGCCTGTTTAATATCAAACCTGCCCAGCAACTCTTTGTTCACTACCGTTAAAGTACCAATTACCGTTTTGCCGCTGCCTACTTCCAGCACCAGCGGATGGCCTGCCTGCTCAAGGCTGCTAAAGCTGATAGCCGGCAAACCTGCCAGTTCGCAGATAGCTTCGGCTAAGCCTTTTACATAGTAGAAGTCAGCTCCTTTGCTTTTTTCCTGCCAGCTTTGTTCGTGCAGGGCGCCAGTAACATATAAGCAAAGATGTTCTGCCTCCTGGTATTTACCAGGTTCAGTGGAAGAATAGGTTTTACCAAATTCAAAAAACTGCAGGTTCTGATTTCTGCGGTTGATATTGTACGAGAATGCTTCCAGGCCGGTTTCCAGCATAGAAGGACGCATTACATCCAGCTCGGCGCTCAGGTTGTTGATCATTTTTACCGCAGTAGCCAACACTTCTTCTGTAAAATATTTGCTGTTGGTAATAGAGTTGGTCATGATTTCATTAAACCCTTTACCCACCAGGAAGGAAGCCAGCTTTTCTTTCAGGGCTTCTTTACTACCCAGTGCTTCCACAGAAGGCGCAATGGTGATAGAAGTAGGAATATCAATGTTATCCAAACCATCTATGCGCACCACTTCTTCTACCACGTCGGCCGGCAAAGTAATATCAGGTTTGCTGTAAGGCACAGCAACCCATAACTCGTCCATCCCCTCTTTCACAATTTCAAAGCCCAGGCTGGTTAAAATACGTTTTACGGCATCCGGGTGGTAGTTTTTACCACTCAGCTTTTTCAGGTAATGATATTTCAACGCAATCTGCGTTTTATACTTAGGCTCTGGATAAACATCCGTTACATCAGATACAATTTCGCCACCGGCAATTTCCCTGATCAACACCGCCGCGCGTTTTAACACGTTTACACAACCGGAAATATCCACGCCTTTCTCGAAACGGGTAGCTGCATCGGTACGCAGGCCATGACGGAAAGAAGTTTTACGGATGGTCATCGGGTTAAACCAGGCGCTTTCCAGGAACACTTCGGTAGTAGTTTCTGTAACACCACTATGTAAGCCACCAAACACCCCTGCTATACACATGGGTTCTTCGGCATTGCAAATCATCAGGTCTTCTGCCTGCAGTTTACGCTCTTTTTCATCGAGGGTAACAAAAGCAGTTCCTGCCGGCACGTTTTTCACCACCACTTTATTACCCTTGATAGCAGTAGCATCAAAAGCATGTAAAGGCTGGCCGGTTTCGTGCAATATAAAGTTGGTGATATCTACAATATTGTTGATAGGACGCAGGCCAATAGACAGCAACCTGTCTTTTAACCACTGAGGAGATTCTTTCACCGTTACACCGCTAATGCTTACGCCTGCATAACGCTGACAGGCTTCTTCATTTTCAATCACTACCTGAACGGCAGTGTCGGTGCGATCCGTTTTGAAGCTATTGTTAAACGGACTTACAAAACGAACTTCTTTATTGAAATGGTGGGTAAGATAAGCACATACATCCCGGGCAACACCGAAATGGCTCATGGCATCCATACGGTTAGGTGTTAACCCAATTTCGTATATCCAATCCTGGTAAGGTTTAAAATATTCAGCTGCTGGTGTGCCAGCTACTGTTTCAGCAGGCAATATCATAATACCTGCATGACTGCCCCCCATACCAATTTCGTCTTCGGCGCAAATCATACCCTGGCTTTCCACGCCACGGATTTTTGCACGTTTCATAGTCAGCGGTTCGCCCAACACAGGGTAAATAGTAGCACCAATGGTAGCTACCACCACTTTTTGTCCGGCAGCAACATTAGGTGCGCCACATACTATTTGTAAAGGCTCACCGCTTCCGATATTTACTTTGGTAACTTTTAATTTATCAGCATCCGGGTGCTTTTCACACTCCAGCACCTCGCCTATCACCAGGCCAGCCAATCCGCCCTTAATGCTTTCATACTTTTCAAGACTTTCTACTTCCAAACCAATGCTTGTAAGAATTTTAGAAAGCTTCTCCGGGTCCTGGGCCATATCGCCTCCAGGGAGGTAAGTACTTAACCAATTATAAGATATCGTCATGTATTGTTGCTTTGAACAGTTTGCAAATATAGTTCTAAGCATACGAATACTAAAACAAAGTACCCTGACTGCCCGGACGACAAAACTTTGTGCAATCAAGGGCCCAATGCTCGTCATCCAGGTGATATAACTGCTTGTATTTCTTGTGTTGTAGCCTGATAAGGTCGGCAATGGCCCCTTCTCCCCGCATTCTGGTGCCAAAACGGCTGTCATTTACCTGCCCGCCATGCCCTGCTTCTATCAAATGCCACACTTTATCGGCCCGGTCCGGGAAATTTTTATATAACCAGTCGTGAAACAATAATTTAACAGCACCATTCAGGCGAACAAAAGTGTAACCACTAAAAGTAGCCCCATTTTCACTGGCCTGTTTCATAATCCGTTGCATTTCATGCTCGTTCAGGCCTGGGATCATAGGCCCCATCATTACACCTGTTCGCACGCCTACCTCATTAAGTTCCTTTATAACCCTCAACCGCTGTTCCCCCGTAGCGGTACGCGGTTCCATTACCCGGCGCAAATCTTCGTTAAGGGTTGTTACCGACATCAGCACACTTACCAGGTTTTTGGCAGCCATTTTTTGCAACAGGTCTTTATCACGTAAAATGCCGGCATTTTTAGTAACGATGCCTACCGGCTGGTTAAACTCGTGGCATACTTCCAGTAGCTGACGGGTTAACCGGAATGTACGTTCGGCAGGTTGGTAACAATCGGTGTTACCACTTAAAGAAAGCGGTACACATTCCCATTTGGGATGCATCAGAAATTTGCGCAACAGGGCTGGTGCATTCTTTTTCACCATGATTTTGCTTTCAAAATCCAGCCCGGCGCTATAGCCATAATATTCAAAAGAGTTGCGTGCATAACAATAAATGCAGCCATGCTCGCAACCCTGGTAAGGGTTCATGCTGTAATACATGCCTACATCAGGGCTGTCTACCTTGTTCACGAGACTTTTGGCATTGTCTTCCATAAACACGGTAGCTTCATTATTATCCGTCCAGTCATCAATGCCCTCTACATGTTCACGCACCTGCTCGTGTGCCAGAAACCTATTCCTGGTATTGTACTGAGCCCCCCTCCCCTTCTTATATTCCGCTGCTCCATCGTCGTTGGCCCTCGCGGGTTTGGGACGGGAGTTGGGATTTCCCGACATGTTTTGCATACATCCTCTTTATCACATTAAAAAAACAAGGCGCCCTGGGCTGCTGCTACCGGCTTGTTCATTAAAGCAAACCGCTCTACAAACTGGAACGAACGCAGCCCTGCCGGACGTTTCAACAACACCAGCTCGCCCGCCATAAAACGCCCGCTGAAAGATTGTTGCTGGTAGTCTTTCCAGGCTTGCTCGTATTGTTGGGCATTCAGCTTACGGGCAATCATCATACGAGGCTCGGTAATAAAATGCGGTGTAGTGTTTTCGTATTTCATCAACCGCTGCACTTGGCGCAGTTGCCGCACAATATGCTGCACGGCCACTTTGCTGGCCACTTTTATAAAGATGGAATGTGTAGGCTCACTGCCAAAATCGCGCAGTTCTATTTTAACAGGAGCACAACGTCCTGCAATACCACGCAACTGCCGGATAATACGCTCTTCTGCCATCTGCGCCTGGGTAAACCGCAGCAAAACAATGTTGGGCTTACCAAAGGCGCTGGCCGCGGCATTATACCTTTCGGCAAAATTGTTCTTCTCCAGCATTACCTTCTCATGCACATCTTCGTCGGGCTGTATTACCAATATGTATTCGCTTGCTGCATAACCTGCCAGCTGAACTCCGGGTTCCATAAAATTTAATTTTTACAGATAATAAACTTAGCATAAAATTGCTAAATACATTAGTCTTGCGCAAATAAATTTTTCCATTCCGTTTTTACGGCTATACCTTTGAAGTGCTTTAGGGGTGCCAACAGGCTGAGACAATACCCTCAAAACCTGATCAGGATAATGCCTGCGAAGGGAAAAGTAAAAGAAGATTTTCTTCTGCTACTCCTGTTGCCATGCCCTGCAAACAACTCAGTTATGCAGGTACACATCAATCATCAGTTATTTCATTTACCGGATGACTCCGGTGCATCCATTATCCAGTTACTGGACCAGGCAGGTATTACCAGCCATACGGGTATTGCCCTTGCCGTAAACAACCAGGTAATACCACGCCCCCACTGGGGCAGTCACCAGTTGATGCCCGGTGATGCCATTACACTTATCAGCGCCACACAAGGCGGTTAACACCTAACAACAAACGATTATGAAACAGGAAAAGCTTCCCGTACAGGAAAGTGATGTTACCACCGGTAGCATCAGTGGTTCGCACAAAGTATATATTGCCGGCAGCACGCCCGATATACAGGTGCCCATGCGCGAAATAACATTAAGTGATAACAACCTGCCCGTGCTGGTGTACGATACCAGCGGCTCTTATAC encodes the following:
- the pheT gene encoding phenylalanine--tRNA ligase subunit beta gives rise to the protein MTISYNWLSTYLPGGDMAQDPEKLSKILTSIGLEVESLEKYESIKGGLAGLVIGEVLECEKHPDADKLKVTKVNIGSGEPLQIVCGAPNVAAGQKVVVATIGATIYPVLGEPLTMKRAKIRGVESQGMICAEDEIGMGGSHAGIMILPAETVAGTPAAEYFKPYQDWIYEIGLTPNRMDAMSHFGVARDVCAYLTHHFNKEVRFVSPFNNSFKTDRTDTAVQVVIENEEACQRYAGVSISGVTVKESPQWLKDRLLSIGLRPINNIVDITNFILHETGQPLHAFDATAIKGNKVVVKNVPAGTAFVTLDEKERKLQAEDLMICNAEEPMCIAGVFGGLHSGVTETTTEVFLESAWFNPMTIRKTSFRHGLRTDAATRFEKGVDISGCVNVLKRAAVLIREIAGGEIVSDVTDVYPEPKYKTQIALKYHYLKKLSGKNYHPDAVKRILTSLGFEIVKEGMDELWVAVPYSKPDITLPADVVEEVVRIDGLDNIDIPTSITIAPSVEALGSKEALKEKLASFLVGKGFNEIMTNSITNSKYFTEEVLATAVKMINNLSAELDVMRPSMLETGLEAFSYNINRRNQNLQFFEFGKTYSSTEPGKYQEAEHLCLYVTGALHEQSWQEKSKGADFYYVKGLAEAICELAGLPAISFSSLEQAGHPLVLEVGSGKTVIGTLTVVNKELLGRFDIKQAVYFVDIDVVQFVQLATARKITYSEIAKYPAVQRDLALVVARNTTYDAIETTIKKIKLPRLQQVRLFDVFESDKLGADKKSMAINFTFLDEEKTLTDKETDGMMNKIIQAFEQELSAEIRK
- the thiS gene encoding sulfur carrier protein ThiS — translated: MQVHINHQLFHLPDDSGASIIQLLDQAGITSHTGIALAVNNQVIPRPHWGSHQLMPGDAITLISATQGG
- a CDS encoding cell division protein ZapA, with amino-acid sequence MLDSLIPVNILIGDRTYRLKIEPSDEELVRNVIKMVNDKIVEFKTMFAGKDMQDYIAMVLIWLATEQRKEGNDLIRNKNASDKLASLESMIDRILEDHSK
- a CDS encoding PA0069 family radical SAM protein, whose amino-acid sequence is MQNMSGNPNSRPKPARANDDGAAEYKKGRGAQYNTRNRFLAHEQVREHVEGIDDWTDNNEATVFMEDNAKSLVNKVDSPDVGMYYSMNPYQGCEHGCIYCYARNSFEYYGYSAGLDFESKIMVKKNAPALLRKFLMHPKWECVPLSLSGNTDCYQPAERTFRLTRQLLEVCHEFNQPVGIVTKNAGILRDKDLLQKMAAKNLVSVLMSVTTLNEDLRRVMEPRTATGEQRLRVIKELNEVGVRTGVMMGPMIPGLNEHEMQRIMKQASENGATFSGYTFVRLNGAVKLLFHDWLYKNFPDRADKVWHLIEAGHGGQVNDSRFGTRMRGEGAIADLIRLQHKKYKQLYHLDDEHWALDCTKFCRPGSQGTLF
- the rny gene encoding ribonuclease Y: MDQTAIVLGIVALAAGIIAGKFLFAKNTKKQVDDASLQAQSIIKEAEIRAETIKKEKQLEAKEKFVQLKAEHDKDVLERNKKISEAENRTKQKEIAANQKEVALDKQVKENEAIKENLNRQIELVNHKRSELEKHQEEHIRRLEKISGLTAEEAKAQLVESLKHEAQTQALAIQQEIVEDAKQKANKEARKIIIQSIQRTAAEQTIENTVTVFNLESDEIKGQIIGREGRNIRAIEAATGVDLIVDDTPEAIVLSSFDPLRREIARLSLQRLVADGRIHPARIEEVVEKTRKQLEEQVLEIGERTVMELGIHGLHKELVRIVGKMRFRSSYGQNLLMHSREVANLCGIMAAELGLNPKLAKRAGLLHDIGKVPDEETELSHALLGAKLAEKYGENPAVVNAIGAHHDEMEMQYVISPIVQACDAISGARPGARREIMQQYLQRIKDLENLATGYQGVEKAYAIQAGRELRVIVEADKVTDSDSDKLSFEIAQKIQTEMTYPGQIKVTVIREKRAVNVAR
- a CDS encoding 2'-5' RNA ligase family protein; translated protein: MEPGVQLAGYAASEYILVIQPDEDVHEKVMLEKNNFAERYNAAASAFGKPNIVLLRFTQAQMAEERIIRQLRGIAGRCAPVKIELRDFGSEPTHSIFIKVASKVAVQHIVRQLRQVQRLMKYENTTPHFITEPRMMIARKLNAQQYEQAWKDYQQQSFSGRFMAGELVLLKRPAGLRSFQFVERFALMNKPVAAAQGALFF